In Fusobacterium hwasookii, a single window of DNA contains:
- a CDS encoding sodium-dependent transporter encodes MSTIEKRDGFTTKWGFILACIGSAVGMGNIWRFPVLVSEMGGMTFLIPYFIFVIFIGSTGVIEEFALGRSAGAGPVGAFGMCTEMKGNRSIGEKIGIIPILGSLALAIGYSCVMGWVFKYAWMSIDGSMYAMQSNMDVIGSTFGQTASAWGANFWIVVALIVSFIIMSMGIASGIEKANKIMMPVLFILFVLLGIYIVFQPGSSGGYKYIFTVNLEGLANPKIWIYAFGQAFFSLSVAGNGSVIYGSYLSKSEDIPNSAKNVAFFDTLAALLAAFVIIPAMAVGGAELSSGGPGLMFIYLINIMNNMAGGRIIEVIFYLCVLFAGVSSIINLYEAPVAFLQEKFKANRITATAIIHIVGCIVAICIQGIVSQWMDVVSIYICPLGALLAAVMFFWIAGKEFAEESVNMGANKKIGSWFYPAGKYIYCLLALVALIAGALLGGIG; translated from the coding sequence ATGAGTACTATTGAAAAGCGTGATGGTTTCACCACAAAATGGGGCTTTATCTTAGCTTGTATTGGTTCTGCTGTTGGAATGGGTAATATTTGGAGATTTCCTGTTCTTGTTTCTGAAATGGGTGGAATGACTTTCTTAATTCCTTATTTTATTTTTGTAATTTTTATTGGTTCTACTGGAGTTATAGAAGAGTTTGCTTTAGGACGTTCAGCTGGTGCAGGACCTGTTGGAGCATTTGGTATGTGCACTGAAATGAAAGGAAATAGAAGTATTGGAGAAAAAATAGGTATTATTCCAATACTAGGTTCTCTAGCCCTTGCTATAGGGTATTCTTGTGTAATGGGTTGGGTTTTTAAGTATGCTTGGATGTCTATTGATGGTTCTATGTATGCTATGCAATCAAATATGGATGTAATAGGCTCTACTTTCGGGCAAACAGCATCTGCATGGGGAGCTAACTTTTGGATTGTAGTTGCATTAATAGTAAGTTTTATTATTATGTCAATGGGAATTGCAAGTGGAATAGAAAAAGCAAATAAAATTATGATGCCTGTGTTATTTATTCTATTTGTTTTATTGGGTATCTATATAGTATTTCAACCTGGTTCTTCTGGTGGATATAAATATATTTTTACTGTTAATTTAGAAGGGCTTGCTAATCCTAAAATTTGGATATATGCTTTTGGGCAAGCATTTTTCTCACTTTCTGTTGCTGGAAATGGCTCAGTTATCTATGGTTCATATTTAAGTAAGAGTGAAGACATACCTAACTCAGCTAAAAATGTTGCTTTCTTTGATACATTAGCTGCTTTACTTGCTGCTTTTGTAATCATACCAGCAATGGCTGTTGGAGGAGCTGAGTTATCTTCTGGTGGACCTGGTCTTATGTTTATTTACTTAATAAATATTATGAATAATATGGCTGGTGGAAGAATTATAGAAGTTATTTTCTATCTATGTGTTCTTTTTGCAGGGGTTAGCTCAATTATTAACTTATATGAAGCACCAGTTGCATTTTTACAAGAAAAATTTAAAGCTAATCGTATTACAGCTACTGCAATTATCCACATTGTAGGATGTATAGTTGCTATTTGTATACAAGGTATAGTTTCTCAATGGATGGATGTTGTTTCTATATATATTTGTCCACTAGGAGCATTACTTGCTGCTGTTATGTTTTTCTGGATTGCAGGAAAAGAATTTGCAGAAGAATCTGTTAATATGGGAGCAAATAAAAAGATTGGAAGTTGGTTCTATCCAGCTGGTAAATATATATACTGTCTTTTAGCACTTGTTGCATTAATTGCAGGTGCACTTCTTGGAGGAATTGGATAA
- a CDS encoding tryptophanase translates to MKEYLLDVPVPRSFSYVKRNIPEVTVEQRERTLKATHYNEFAFPAGMLTVDMLSDSGTTAMTDQQWSAMFLGDESYGRNKGYYVLLDAMRDCFERGDNQKKIINLVRTDCQDIEKMMNEMYLCEYEGGLFNGGAVQLERPNAFLMPQGRAAESILFEIVRKILAVREPGKVFTIPSNGHFDTTEGNIKQMGSVPRNLYNKELLYEVPEGGRYEKNPFKGDMDINKLQQLIDAVGVENIPMIYTTVTNNTVCGQAVSMKSIRETSKIAHKYEIPFMLDAARWAENCYFIKMNEEGYRDKSIAEIAKEMFSYCDGFTASLKKDGHANMGGILAFRDKGYFWKKFSDFNEDGSVKTDVGILLKVKQISSYGNDSYGSMSGRDIMALAAGLYECCNFNYLHERVEQCNYLAEGFYKAGVKGVVLPAGGHGVYINMDEFFDGKRGHETFAGEGFSIELIRRYGIRVSELGDYSMEYDLKTPEQQAEVANVVRFAINRSVYSQEHLDYVIAAVKALYEDRESIPNMRIVSGHNLHMRHFHAFLEPYPNEEK, encoded by the coding sequence ATGAAAGAATATTTACTTGATGTTCCAGTACCACGCTCTTTTTCTTATGTTAAACGTAACATTCCTGAAGTGACAGTTGAACAAAGGGAACGTACTTTAAAAGCAACTCACTACAATGAATTTGCTTTCCCTGCTGGGATGCTAACAGTGGATATGTTATCAGATTCAGGAACTACTGCTATGACAGATCAACAATGGTCAGCTATGTTCCTAGGTGATGAATCTTATGGAAGAAACAAAGGTTACTATGTATTACTTGATGCAATGAGAGACTGTTTTGAAAGAGGAGATAATCAAAAAAAGATTATCAACTTAGTTCGTACTGATTGCCAAGACATAGAAAAAATGATGAATGAAATGTATCTATGTGAATATGAAGGTGGACTATTCAATGGTGGAGCTGTCCAACTTGAAAGACCTAATGCTTTCTTAATGCCACAAGGTCGTGCAGCAGAATCTATACTATTTGAAATAGTTCGTAAGATACTTGCTGTTCGTGAACCAGGAAAAGTATTTACTATTCCATCTAATGGACACTTTGATACAACAGAAGGAAATATTAAACAAATGGGATCTGTACCTCGTAACTTATATAATAAAGAATTATTATATGAAGTTCCAGAAGGTGGACGTTATGAAAAAAATCCTTTCAAAGGGGATATGGATATAAATAAACTTCAACAACTTATAGATGCTGTTGGAGTTGAAAATATACCAATGATTTACACTACTGTAACTAATAATACAGTTTGTGGACAAGCAGTTTCTATGAAGAGTATCAGAGAAACTTCAAAAATTGCACATAAATATGAAATACCATTTATGTTAGATGCTGCAAGATGGGCAGAAAACTGCTACTTTATAAAAATGAATGAAGAAGGATATAGAGATAAATCTATTGCTGAAATTGCAAAAGAAATGTTCTCTTACTGTGATGGATTCACTGCTTCTCTTAAAAAAGATGGACATGCTAATATGGGAGGAATTTTAGCTTTCCGTGATAAAGGATATTTCTGGAAGAAATTCTCTGATTTTAATGAAGATGGATCGGTTAAAACAGATGTAGGAATTTTATTAAAAGTTAAACAAATATCTTCTTATGGTAATGACTCTTATGGAAGTATGTCAGGTCGTGACATTATGGCACTTGCTGCTGGACTTTATGAATGTTGTAACTTCAACTACTTACATGAAAGAGTTGAACAATGTAACTATCTAGCAGAAGGATTCTACAAAGCTGGAGTTAAAGGTGTTGTTCTTCCAGCAGGTGGACATGGTGTCTATATCAATATGGATGAATTCTTTGATGGAAAGAGAGGACATGAAACTTTTGCAGGAGAAGGATTCAGTATTGAACTTATTAGAAGATATGGAATTCGTGTTTCTGAATTAGGAGATTATTCTATGGAATATGACTTAAAAACTCCTGAACAACAAGCAGAAGTTGCCAATGTTGTAAGATTTGCAATAAATAGAAGTGTTTATTCTCAAGAACATCTTGATTATGTTATTGCAGCAGTAAAAGCTCTTTATGAAGATAGAGAAAGTATTCCTAATATGAGAATTGTTTCTGGTCATAACTTACATATGAGACACTTCCATGCTTTCTTGGAACCTTATCCAAATGAAGAAAAATAA
- a CDS encoding helix-turn-helix transcriptional regulator: MKNELLNQYKVLVNFLGKTLGPSFEIVLHEIKGEEVKMIAIANGEISNRTLENSVSTETLHILKKKSYHNEESMVNHTVLLKNGKKVRSSSMFIKENQKIIGMLCINFDDSKFHDINCQILRIIHPDMFVKNYLSDVSYNILVDENKGQSNEENSTDNIEAFMEKIFQEVNLKFNYPLERLTKHEREKIVQALYEKGLFNLKDAINFVAQKLSCSPTTIYRYVGKIEKV; encoded by the coding sequence ATGAAAAATGAATTACTAAATCAATATAAGGTATTGGTTAATTTTTTAGGTAAAACCTTAGGTCCATCTTTTGAAATAGTTTTACATGAAATAAAGGGTGAAGAAGTTAAAATGATTGCCATAGCTAATGGTGAAATAAGTAATAGAACATTAGAAAATTCAGTTTCAACTGAAACTTTGCACATTTTAAAAAAGAAATCTTATCATAATGAAGAAAGTATGGTAAATCATACTGTGTTATTAAAAAATGGAAAAAAAGTTCGTTCTTCTAGTATGTTTATTAAAGAAAATCAAAAAATTATTGGTATGTTGTGTATAAATTTTGATGATAGTAAATTCCATGATATAAACTGTCAAATTTTGAGAATAATTCATCCTGATATGTTTGTTAAAAATTATTTGTCAGATGTTTCATATAATATTTTAGTAGATGAAAATAAGGGTCAAAGTAATGAAGAAAATTCAACTGATAATATAGAAGCTTTTATGGAAAAAATATTTCAAGAAGTCAATTTGAAATTTAATTATCCTTTGGAAAGATTGACTAAACATGAAAGAGAAAAAATTGTTCAGGCACTATATGAAAAAGGACTTTTTAATTTAAAAGATGCAATTAACTTTGTAGCACAAAAATTATCTTGTTCTCCTACAACTATATATAGATATGTGGGAAAAATTGAAAAGGTATAG
- a CDS encoding MBL fold metallo-hydrolase, translated as MEINIICGQNQIGGSIIEISSKSTKIILDIGSNLEDKEIVVPEIDGLFKGEAKYDGVLISHYHSDHVGLATRILHDISIFMGEKSYQIHKVSNEYMRKEYLKEPKIFKAEEEFFIGDIKITPYLCDHSAFDSYMFLLDCEGKKVLYTGDFRSNGRKSFEPLLRKLPKVDVLITEGTNLSNNKIGKINLTEKGLEKKGIEILEGNDRPVFVLMAATNIDRIVTFYKIANATKRLFLLDPYVGLIIDTIGGNIPNPRTFFNVRIFLTTPNKHEILENYPQNKIGKNEIAKSNFMMCIRSSMKQYLEKYPEEFSFEGCTLFYSMWEGYKKEKNTKEFLEFMEEKGVKIISLHTSGHADEKDFDKLIKKVEPKIIIPVHTENSEWFKRYENCEVICDKNIIKI; from the coding sequence ATGGAGATAAATATAATTTGTGGACAAAATCAAATAGGTGGTTCTATAATAGAGATTTCATCTAAAAGTACAAAAATTATTTTGGATATAGGTAGCAACTTAGAGGATAAGGAAATAGTGGTTCCAGAAATTGATGGACTTTTTAAAGGAGAGGCTAAGTATGATGGAGTTTTAATTAGTCATTATCACAGTGATCATGTAGGCTTAGCAACAAGAATTCTTCATGATATATCAATATTTATGGGAGAAAAAAGCTATCAAATACATAAGGTTTCAAATGAATATATGAGAAAGGAATATTTAAAAGAGCCTAAAATTTTTAAAGCAGAAGAAGAGTTTTTTATAGGAGATATAAAAATTACACCCTATCTTTGTGACCATTCTGCTTTTGATTCTTATATGTTTTTATTGGACTGTGAGGGAAAAAAGGTATTATACACAGGAGATTTTCGTTCTAATGGAAGAAAATCCTTTGAGCCACTATTGAGAAAATTACCAAAAGTAGATGTCCTTATAACAGAGGGAACTAATCTTTCAAATAACAAAATAGGAAAAATAAATTTAACTGAGAAAGGACTTGAAAAGAAAGGAATAGAGATTTTAGAAGGAAATGATAGACCTGTATTTGTATTGATGGCAGCAACTAATATAGATAGAATAGTTACATTCTATAAGATTGCAAATGCAACTAAAAGACTTTTTTTATTAGATCCCTATGTGGGACTTATTATAGATACTATAGGTGGAAATATTCCTAACCCTAGGACATTTTTTAATGTTAGAATATTCTTAACAACTCCAAACAAACATGAAATTTTAGAAAATTATCCACAAAATAAAATTGGTAAAAATGAAATAGCAAAGAGCAATTTTATGATGTGTATTAGAAGTTCAATGAAACAGTATTTAGAAAAATATCCAGAAGAATTTTCTTTTGAAGGCTGTACACTGTTTTATTCAATGTGGGAAGGCTATAAAAAAGAAAAAAATACGAAGGAATTTTTAGAATTCATGGAAGAAAAAGGAGTAAAAATTATATCTTTACACACAAGTGGACATGCAGATGAAAAAGATTTTGATAAATTAATTAAAAAAGTTGAGCCTAAAATCATAATTCCAGTTCATACAGAGAATTCTGAATGGTTCAAAAGATATGAAAATTGTGAAGTTATTTGTGATAAAAATATAATTAAAATATAA
- a CDS encoding MalY/PatB family protein — protein MKYDFKTRVNRKEQGSIKWEDMFNKKENIKDKITPLSIADMEFKNAPEIIEGLKKYLDKTILGYTMATKKYKKVVCYWMKKRHNFEIQEDWIINTVGVVSAFFNAIQEFTEEGDGIIIMTPVYYPFFNAIKSQNRKLVDCPLIEKNGKYSIDYSLFDKLSQEPKNKILLFCSPHNPVGRVWSKKELKKVSDIILKNNLMLLSDEIHFDMIMPNNQHTVFQTIDDELAERTITFTAPSKTFNLAGMGISNIIIKNKNLRRKFIDCLNRNCSTPFIALGYKACEIAYTQCEEWLNQYLEVIYKNQKIIIDFFEKNYPEIKVFKNEGTYLLWVDFRALNMKPKDLEKFMIEEADLFLDEGYIFGKNGEGFERINLAAPSFVIKEALQRLDYALKNYNHS, from the coding sequence ATGAAATATGATTTTAAAACAAGAGTAAACAGAAAAGAGCAAGGTTCAATTAAATGGGAAGATATGTTTAATAAGAAAGAAAATATAAAGGACAAAATTACTCCTCTTTCTATTGCAGATATGGAGTTTAAAAATGCTCCAGAAATTATTGAAGGTTTAAAAAAATATTTAGATAAAACTATTCTAGGTTATACAATGGCAACTAAAAAATATAAAAAAGTTGTGTGTTATTGGATGAAAAAAAGACATAATTTTGAAATTCAAGAAGATTGGATAATCAATACTGTTGGTGTTGTTTCTGCATTTTTTAATGCAATTCAGGAATTTACAGAAGAAGGTGATGGAATTATTATTATGACACCTGTTTATTACCCATTTTTCAATGCAATAAAGTCACAGAATAGAAAATTAGTAGATTGTCCTCTTATAGAAAAAAATGGTAAATATTCTATTGATTACAGCTTATTTGATAAACTTTCACAAGAACCTAAAAATAAAATTTTATTATTTTGTTCCCCACATAATCCAGTTGGTAGAGTTTGGAGCAAGAAAGAATTAAAAAAAGTGTCAGACATAATTTTAAAAAATAATCTCATGCTTCTTTCTGATGAAATACATTTTGACATGATTATGCCAAACAATCAACATACTGTATTTCAAACTATTGATGATGAACTAGCTGAAAGAACAATAACATTTACAGCTCCGTCAAAAACTTTTAACTTAGCTGGAATGGGTATAAGTAATATTATTATAAAAAATAAAAATCTTCGGAGAAAATTTATTGATTGTTTAAATAGAAATTGTTCTACACCATTTATTGCATTAGGTTATAAGGCTTGTGAAATAGCTTATACTCAATGTGAAGAATGGTTAAACCAATATCTTGAAGTTATTTATAAAAATCAAAAAATTATAATTGATTTTTTTGAAAAAAATTATCCTGAAATCAAAGTATTTAAAAATGAAGGAACTTATTTATTATGGGTAGATTTTAGAGCTTTAAATATGAAACCAAAAGATTTAGAAAAATTTATGATAGAAGAAGCTGATTTATTTTTAGATGAAGGATATATTTTTGGCAAAAATGGAGAAGGTTTTGAAAGAATTAATCTAGCTGCTCCTTCTTTTGTTATAAAAGAAGCACTTCAAAGATTAGATTACGCTTTAAAAAATTATAATCATTCATAA
- a CDS encoding Nramp family divalent metal transporter, translating into MSKYTWKDKIKAIGPGAVITASFIGPGTVASCTRAGADFGYALLWTVLFSTIATIVLQEMSARLGIVTQNGLGEAIANTFENSKLKKISVWLVGISIVSGCAAYIAGDLAGTALGLSTLIEVKTNILAPIIGVVVLGLVYKGSFKMLERLLTILVALMAIIFVTTMIITKPNLSEIFSGTFIPTIPEGSIFMVIAIIGTTIVPYNFFIHTASAKNTWKNPDELELSKWDIYFSISTGGLITAAILITSAVMMRGVMVKTAADLAIQLEPLLGKYAKYCLSLGIFAAGLSSAIATPLGASYTLAGLFGWKYDNSDNRFKITNIMIVLMGILGSGTGFNPISLILFSQFLNGIILPVVVIYLVYSTSQKKLLGEYRNNKIQSTIGWIVAVISLILGGSSLISAMKNISSIFS; encoded by the coding sequence ATGTCTAAATATACTTGGAAAGATAAAATAAAAGCTATTGGACCTGGTGCTGTAATCACTGCTTCATTTATTGGACCTGGAACCGTTGCTTCTTGTACTCGTGCAGGAGCAGATTTTGGATATGCATTACTATGGACAGTTTTATTTTCTACAATAGCAACCATAGTTCTCCAAGAAATGTCTGCAAGACTAGGAATTGTAACTCAAAATGGATTAGGTGAAGCTATTGCAAATACATTTGAAAATTCAAAATTGAAAAAAATTAGTGTTTGGTTAGTTGGTATATCTATTGTAAGTGGTTGTGCTGCCTATATTGCTGGAGATTTAGCTGGAACTGCTTTAGGACTATCTACATTAATAGAGGTAAAAACTAATATATTGGCTCCTATTATTGGGGTAGTTGTTTTAGGGCTAGTTTATAAGGGAAGTTTTAAAATGTTAGAAAGACTTTTAACAATTTTGGTGGCATTAATGGCAATTATATTTGTCACAACTATGATTATTACTAAACCAAATTTATCAGAAATTTTCTCAGGAACTTTTATCCCTACAATTCCTGAAGGAAGTATTTTTATGGTAATTGCGATAATAGGAACTACTATTGTCCCTTATAATTTTTTTATTCACACTGCTTCAGCTAAAAATACTTGGAAAAACCCAGATGAATTAGAATTGTCTAAATGGGATATTTACTTTTCAATCTCAACAGGTGGTTTAATTACAGCTGCAATTTTAATTACATCAGCTGTTATGATGAGAGGGGTTATGGTTAAAACTGCTGCTGATTTAGCTATTCAATTAGAGCCATTATTAGGAAAATACGCAAAATATTGTTTAAGTTTAGGAATTTTTGCTGCAGGGCTTTCATCTGCAATAGCAACTCCTTTAGGAGCTTCTTATACTTTGGCAGGACTTTTTGGTTGGAAGTATGATAACAGTGATAATAGATTTAAAATAACTAATATTATGATTGTCCTAATGGGAATCTTAGGTTCTGGAACTGGTTTTAATCCTATTTCTTTAATTCTTTTTTCTCAATTTTTAAATGGAATTATTTTACCAGTTGTGGTAATCTATTTAGTTTACTCAACTTCACAAAAAAAATTATTAGGAGAATACAGAAATAATAAAATTCAAAGTACAATTGGTTGGATTGTAGCTGTAATATCTCTAATTCTTGGCGGAAGTAGTTTAATTTCAGCTATGAAAAATATTTCATCTATATTCTCTTGA
- a CDS encoding agmatinase family protein, producing MKDKPICYVPERKIPEIFSGVPTFLGLPKIQSKEDLKNYDIVFMGAPWEGICTYGKFSGCELSTKNIRNASTRYGAYLPEFDLDAFDYLTGGDFGDCAIENGNYDFSFDSIRKKYSQILEENKIPIVFGGDHSISFPLISEFAKKHKGKIGIIHFDAHMDNMESYGEEKLARCSPFYRLYEDLNIDPTKMVHFGIRGPRNNPNALKTAKKFGATVITGMEIKENGWLNSIKKAIEIASKDTEAFYVTVCSDILDIANNPAGPPDPCGMTTYELAMMLHECGKAGVSAFDFVELYPGKDPSNTSGHVATWMSIYLLVGLTKFKFNLK from the coding sequence ATGAAAGACAAACCTATTTGTTATGTACCTGAAAGAAAAATTCCTGAAATTTTTAGTGGTGTTCCTACTTTTTTAGGATTACCAAAAATTCAATCTAAAGAAGATTTAAAAAACTATGATATAGTTTTTATGGGGGCTCCTTGGGAAGGAATATGTACCTATGGAAAATTTTCTGGTTGTGAATTATCAACTAAAAATATAAGAAATGCTTCTACTAGATATGGTGCCTATCTTCCAGAATTCGATTTAGATGCATTTGATTATTTAACTGGTGGTGATTTTGGAGATTGTGCTATAGAAAATGGAAATTATGACTTTTCATTTGATAGCATAAGAAAAAAATATTCTCAAATCTTAGAAGAAAATAAAATTCCTATTGTTTTTGGTGGTGACCATTCAATTTCCTTCCCACTAATAAGTGAATTTGCAAAAAAACACAAAGGAAAAATAGGAATTATACATTTTGATGCTCACATGGATAACATGGAAAGTTATGGTGAAGAAAAACTTGCAAGATGTTCTCCTTTTTATAGATTATATGAAGATCTAAATATCGATCCTACTAAAATGGTGCACTTTGGTATTAGAGGACCTAGAAATAATCCAAACGCTTTAAAAACAGCAAAAAAATTTGGTGCTACTGTAATAACTGGAATGGAAATAAAAGAAAATGGTTGGTTAAATTCTATTAAAAAAGCTATCGAAATTGCAAGTAAGGATACAGAAGCATTTTATGTTACTGTTTGTTCAGATATATTAGATATTGCAAATAATCCAGCTGGTCCTCCTGATCCTTGTGGAATGACAACTTATGAATTAGCAATGATGTTACATGAATGTGGTAAAGCTGGAGTATCAGCATTTGATTTTGTTGAACTTTATCCAGGAAAAGATCCTTCAAATACTTCTGGTCATGTTGCTACTTGGATGTCAATTTATTTGTTAGTTGGTTTAACTAAATTTAAATTTAATTTAAAATAA
- a CDS encoding IclR family transcriptional regulator, with protein MEKSMEKSINVIQSIQRAINILNCFNQNELELSLNVISEKVKLNINTTRGLVNSLVANKLIYHNKKNNTYSIGDYFLIKSNLVLNNNMNRAKELSTDVLDLLSQKFNVSSRLQIITDDSIFTALTVDPQNSHYILTSTKSLNFPLHATSSGKLFLCYKKKDLSKIKLEKFTENTIINIEKLKEELDRIKKNKYSTEIDEIGFGVSSIAVPIFDWRYSNEEISSIFGTISVTALTPIIKKLKLDIIKELKKIVKTLEIRLFESE; from the coding sequence ATGGAAAAAAGTATGGAAAAAAGTATAAATGTAATTCAATCTATTCAAAGAGCTATAAATATATTAAATTGTTTTAATCAAAATGAACTTGAACTTTCATTAAATGTTATAAGTGAAAAGGTAAAATTAAACATTAATACAACTAGAGGTCTTGTAAATAGCCTTGTAGCAAATAAATTAATTTATCATAATAAAAAGAATAATACTTATTCAATAGGAGATTATTTTCTTATAAAGTCAAATTTAGTTCTAAATAATAATATGAACAGAGCAAAAGAGCTATCAACAGATGTACTTGATTTATTATCACAGAAATTTAATGTTTCAAGTAGATTACAAATAATAACAGATGATAGTATATTTACAGCACTAACAGTAGATCCACAAAATAGTCATTATATATTAACAAGTACAAAAAGTTTAAATTTTCCACTTCATGCAACTTCTTCTGGTAAATTATTTTTATGTTATAAAAAGAAAGATTTAAGTAAAATAAAGTTAGAGAAATTTACTGAAAATACAATAATAAATATTGAAAAATTAAAAGAAGAATTGGATAGAATAAAAAAAAATAAATATTCAACTGAAATAGATGAAATAGGTTTTGGAGTTAGTTCGATTGCAGTTCCAATATTTGATTGGAGGTATTCTAATGAAGAAATATCTTCAATTTTTGGAACTATTTCTGTAACAGCTTTAACACCAATTATTAAAAAATTAAAATTAGATATAATTAAAGAATTAAAAAAAATAGTAAAAACACTTGAGATAAGATTATTTGAAAGTGAATAG